In Microplitis mediator isolate UGA2020A chromosome 9, iyMicMedi2.1, whole genome shotgun sequence, the DNA window AGAATCTTGGCCGAGGTAAGTCACCGAAGACTGTATCACCGTGGACGCTTTTAGCGAGAGCTTTTATTGATGCGCGGATGTTGTGAGGATCTAGGGGATCCATTGATTCCttaaatcagaaaaaaataatcgttttAGAGTAAAATGGATCGTGGGAATGAAAAGCTGAGATAATTTCCGTTAAAATGAGTGGTCACATGACATACTTTGGAGGGGgatgaaaatttgattaatggtgattaatgattaatggTGATGGATTTATGGTGATTGTGAGAGTAAGTACGACGTGTTGGTACTCGTTTTAAAGGGAATTTTGTGAGCTACAAGATGGAATTACCTGGTCGTCGTTACGACGCTGCGTACGTTGTCCAAATAAGAAATTAGGCACACTGACGGGTAATGATTTGGCGAGGGTAGGATGGCCACCACGTTGTACACGTGGAATATGAATTCCTTCGTCTTGTCCAGAatctaaacaaaaaaaaaacaaatgattaATCGAAATAAAACTATCGATTAATCGAGTCGATACTAATATATCAATTGACATTAAATCAATGTATCGCTACGATTTATTAATCGATATATATCGAATTTCATAGGTATCGATAAATATCGAACTTCATGTATCTATAAATATCGAACTTCATGTATCGATAAATATCGAATCTTATAACCATCGAGAAATATCGAACTTCATATCCATCGATACCTACCGAACTTCATAAAATTCGATACATATCGAATTTCGAAGCTATCGATACATAGCGAACTTCATATCAATCAATACATATCGAATTTCATATGTATCGGTACATAGCGAACTTCATTTCAATCGATACATATCGAATTTCATATGTATCAATACATATCGAACGTCGAACAGTTCGATACATACTAAACAATATCTATTGATACATATCGAATCTTATAAACATCGATACATATCGAAGTTCACGAAAGTCGATACATATCGAACTTCATGTATCGATAAATATCGAATCTTATAACCATCGATACATACCGAACTTCATGAAGTTCGATACGTGTCGAAcccaataaatattgataaatatcgaAATTCACATGTATCGATATATCTCGAATCGAATTAATatcgatttatcaaaaaaaatcgatatactaaataaacaaaaaaatatcataccATCAGTATCAACTTCAACTTcatcatcctcatcctcatcgTCAGAAACTTTGTTATCCTCAATCTCCATATCATTATCATCCATTCCCTCAATCGCAAAAATAACCTCATCATCGATATCATTGCTCTGTTTCTTTGTCTGCCTTCTCTTGATCCTCTTACCCCCACTCTTATTCTTCTCTCTCTTCATTTCGCGTTTACCTTCAACTTCATCGTCCGCCATATTGTCAGACCTCTCGGAAAACATTAAACTTCCAGGTACAAATAGATTATCTTCAGTTATCGGTCTCACAATATCAGACCTTTTAGCCGGCAAATATCCTTCAGTCTTACTCCCAGCAGATAACTCAttgtcattatcattatcactgATAACCCCACaattaatatcactttttatttttttaaattcatttcttaatattttgttacttaaaatacaataatcaCGATGACCACGTTCTTTAAAGTTATCAAGATATTCATATTGTTTAGCGATAAACTTTTTGATGTTATCGTCAACAAtatcctttatatttttaacttttatttcataCTGTTGCTGTAAATTACCCAGTGATAACTGTACACtaggtaataatttttttttaattactgaaatatcattatcatcattatcattatcattatcaatgATAACGTTATAAATATCactgaaatttttgttgtttttaaatttatttaaaatattattatttttaataaaaaagttatcatcGATTATCAGTGAATTATCATGTGATATTGTTGAGTTATCACTTGTTATCaatgatatttttgaattatcacGTAATGTTTTTGAGTTATCACTTGTTATCAATGTGTTATCACTAACTAATGTTAAATTATCACTTGTGATATTTGAATTGTCATTAACAATAAAAGAGTTATCACTCATTATCAATGAGTTATCATTGAAATTTGTTATTGAACGTGTTGTTAGTGAATTATCAATTGATAATGATGAATTTGATAATGagttatcatttattaatgttGAGTTATCACTCGTTAACGTTGAGTTATCACTCATTAATGGTATATTATCACTAAATATCATTGTTTTATCACTTATCAATGAATTATCGTTTATTAATCGTGagttatcatttattaatgatGAGTTATCACTTGGTAATTGTGAGGTATCAGGAATAAATTGTGATTTAACGTTAGTTGACATTGAATTAgggatatttgaatttttaagtgaTAACTCGGGGTTATCATCAGAGTTATCAATTGTTatcaatgatttatttatcaataaatatcgaATTGATTGTTTTTCATCTGGTTTTTTAGAATCAGAGTTATCGGGGTTATCAGTAATAGCGTGAGTGTACTGATAACAATTAATGCAATGAGTTATCCTCCATGTATCGATTAATTCTTCGTCGATTAATGCTGGCTGGCGTTTTAATACAGCGGAGTTATCGTCagttaattcaattatttcaagGTTATCGCGGAAAAATTCATGATTGGGAAATTGTGATAACTCCGGGTCTTTTGCTAATTGGCTCggtgaatattttattattatattgagACATTTGCAGGATAAATACATTTTGAGCGATAAATTGAGAggatttttgtttatattttgagaTTAGATgtgaaaatttcgatttttgaacTCCAGGCGATggcttattgacttttcatttctttataAGTTTTCACTTTTGGCGAgattggaaaatttattttgagatctgaaatttttattttctagttaAGAATTtgtcgtgaaaaaaaatatgcggGGGTGGTTTTTCTGGGAAACAATCAATTTTAAGAtcggaaaatttaatttgagaTCGGAAAATTAATTTCGTGATTGAGAAAATTACTTCTGAGGCTGGAAAATTCATCTTTGAGCAGTGAAATCAGTTCTAAGGTTGGAAGATTTAATTTGGAagctaaaattttgatattcagatcggaaaatttattgtaagacCGTGGAAATTCATGTAGAGGCCGGAAAATTTACATTGGGATTGAGAATTTTTGTTaagattcgaaaaattattatgaagggaaattaaattttagggccgaaaaattgatatttagatcggaaaatttaatttcgagATCGGGAAAATTCTTTTGGAAAGTCGAGAATAATATTTGGAAACTAAcaagtcattaaaaaaattggataAGATATTCGGAGGCCGAAAAAccaaatttcaaatcattaCAGAGTTTAAGATctgaaaattgattatttactttctctcagattaaattttttgctaaacttctgtttaaaaaaaaccaaaaggAAAATTCCTGAACATATCAGACGAAAACTTCcagaaattttctacaattgTTTCgtaattttccattttcaattacaaacattataaaataaaaattgttttcaaatcattggaattttactaaattaaaatacacgccaataattttcttcttatcaaattaaattttcctaGAACTTTCCTTCAATTtcccttaaatatttttttcactaaaattttcttcaatttttctcAACccaaaatttccaataaaaagaatttccaaattttctgaatttttgaaaaattttacgattCCATCGAAACGAAAAACATTttccttataaaaaatttcttatttactccaattttctttaattttcctcgactcaaaattttcaataaaaagaatttccaaattttcattatttttataaaaacaaatttcacaatttcatcccaacaaaaaatttttcctgacgaaaaatttcttttttactccaattttttttaattttcctcaACCCAAAATTCCCAATAAAAGAAATtccgaatttttcaaaaatttcacgaTTTCATCcgaacgaaaaaatttttcccgataaaaaatttcttttttgcttcaattttttttaattttcctcgaccttaaatttccaataaaaataatttccaaattttcatcaattttcaaaaattttacgatttcctccgaacgaaaaaatttttcctgataaaatttttttttcttcaattttcttaaattttcctCAACccaaaatttccaataaaaataaattccaaatttttcagaaatttctAGATTTCATCCCAAcgacaaaaattttcccgataaaaaatttcttttttactccaattttcttcaattttccTCGACccaaatttccaataaaaataaatttcaaatttttatcaattttttcgaaatcatGTTTTCATccgaacaaaaaattttccgagtAAGAAACTCATTTTTCactgaaattttctttagtttTCCTCAACCCCAAATTTccaatttccaaattttcatcatttttcaaaaaattcacgATTTCATcccaacaaaaaattttcccaaaaaaattttctttttcacccaaatttccttaaatttttctagaccccattttccgaaaaaaaaaatttcccaaattttttttcgtcaaaaaaaatcattaccgctatcataaattattattattattaatattcttaactacaaataaaaaaattccacatatattttttaggctaaacttatttttaaaatatatataaaacatatacatatatatatatatatatatatacatatataaatatataaaaataaaaatttaccattaaattcttgaatacttttaattaacaaacacaattaattaatcaatcagAACAATAactaacaaaatatataaatatatatatagatatataatatatataatatttatgacaAACTTTAACTTATTACCgaaaatctaataaaattttgttcacTTGACAAACTCGTACTTATTTTTCTCGGCTAAAAATTGATAACAAgatataagaataaaataatatacacaatatactattagtATTTGTAAATGTATGAGTAATTTAGTAAATAgacacatacatttatatataactagTGTGTCTACATCACCTACGAACTTTACTGTAgcaaaatttaagttttcgGCCGTAGTTCTGTGGGAACAAAGAAACGGGAGCTAAATC includes these proteins:
- the LOC130674655 gene encoding putative uncharacterized protein DDB_G0282133, with translation MYLSCKCLNIIIKYSPSQLAKDPELSQFPNHEFFRDNLEIIELTDDNSAVLKRQPALIDEELIDTWRITHCINCYQYTHAITDNPDNSDSKKPDEKQSIRYLLINKSLITIDNSDDNPELSLKNSNIPNSMSTNVKSQFIPDTSQLPSDNSSLINDNSRLINDNSLISDKTMIFSDNIPLMSDNSTLTSDNSTLINDNSLSNSSLSIDNSLTTRSITNFNDNSLIMSDNSFIVNDNSNITSDNLTLVSDNTLITSDNSKTLRDNSKISLITSDNSTISHDNSLIIDDNFFIKNNNILNKFKNNKNFSDIYNVIIDNDNDNDDNDISVIKKKLLPSVQLSLGNLQQQYEIKVKNIKDIVDDNIKKFIAKQYEYLDNFKERGHRDYCILSNKILRNEFKKIKSDINCGVISDNDNDNELSAGSKTEGYLPAKRSDIVRPITEDNLFVPGSLMFSERSDNMADDEVEGKREMKREKNKSGGKRIKRRQTKKQSNDIDDEVIFAIEGMDDNDMEIEDNKVSDDEDEDDEVEVDTDDSGQDEGIHIPRVQRGGHPTLAKSLPVSVPNFLFGQRTQRRNDDQESMDPLDPHNIRASIKALAKSVHGDTVFGDLPRPRFSTDI